A section of the Microbacterium sp. MM2322 genome encodes:
- a CDS encoding iron chelate uptake ABC transporter family permease subunit, with protein MAVTVAPGRAVRPARPVAAGPGRALVVGVAASVVLVVLAVLGLVLGDFPIELQRIPGILAGGGERIERTVVVDWRLTRVIAAVGVGALLGIAGALFQTVTRNPLASPDILGLSSGAFSGMLLTLVLVSASWQALVAGSLVGGLVTALVIQLLASRDGLQGFRIIVVGIGVSAMLASLNTWLLLQVELETAMFASAWGAGSLNGVADGPVAGALVAAVPIAAVAFCLVPRMRQLELGDDLAAATGARPRAVRALALLAGVGLVSAATTVAGPVAFVALAAPQVARRLARTPSLPLGLSALLGAVILLASDLVAQHALPAPLPVGVVTVSVGGVYLLSVIVMEIRRRA; from the coding sequence ATGGCGGTGACCGTCGCGCCGGGCCGTGCCGTGAGGCCTGCGAGGCCGGTGGCCGCCGGTCCGGGGCGTGCCCTCGTCGTGGGGGTCGCGGCATCCGTCGTGTTGGTCGTCCTCGCCGTCCTCGGCCTGGTCCTCGGCGACTTCCCCATCGAGCTGCAGCGGATCCCCGGGATCCTCGCGGGCGGCGGCGAACGGATCGAACGCACGGTCGTCGTCGACTGGCGACTGACCCGGGTGATCGCGGCCGTCGGGGTGGGTGCCCTCCTCGGGATCGCGGGCGCGCTGTTCCAGACCGTGACGCGCAATCCGCTTGCGAGCCCCGACATCCTGGGCCTGTCGAGCGGCGCGTTCAGCGGCATGCTGCTGACGCTGGTCCTCGTGTCCGCGAGCTGGCAGGCGCTCGTCGCCGGTTCGCTGGTGGGTGGACTCGTGACCGCCCTCGTGATCCAGCTGCTGGCCTCGCGGGACGGTCTGCAGGGATTCCGGATCATCGTCGTCGGCATCGGGGTGTCGGCGATGCTCGCCTCGCTGAACACGTGGCTGCTGCTGCAGGTCGAGCTGGAGACCGCCATGTTCGCGTCGGCGTGGGGGGCGGGTTCGCTCAACGGCGTCGCCGACGGACCGGTCGCGGGCGCACTCGTCGCTGCTGTTCCGATCGCCGCGGTCGCGTTCTGCCTGGTCCCGCGGATGCGGCAGCTCGAACTCGGCGACGACCTGGCGGCCGCGACGGGAGCCCGGCCGCGCGCCGTTCGGGCGCTCGCTCTGCTCGCCGGGGTCGGCCTCGTGTCGGCCGCGACCACAGTGGCCGGGCCGGTCGCCTTCGTCGCGTTGGCGGCCCCGCAGGTCGCGCGTCGACTCGCGCGCACCCCGTCGCTGCCGCTCGGGTTGTCGGCTCTCCTCGGCGCGGTGATCCTGCTCGCCTCCGATCTCGTCGCGCAGCAC